One part of the Suncus etruscus isolate mSunEtr1 chromosome 2, mSunEtr1.pri.cur, whole genome shotgun sequence genome encodes these proteins:
- the ANKRD34B gene encoding ankyrin repeat domain-containing protein 34B, producing MDEGVDLSSDGNSLIKAVHQSRLRLTRLLLEGGAYINESNDRGETPLMIACKSKHVDHQSVSKAKMVKYLLENHADPNIQDKSGKTALMHACLERAGPEVVSLLLKSGADLSLQDHSGYSALVYAINSEDRETLKVLLSACKAKGKEVIIITTAKSPSGRHTTKQYLNMPPGDLDECDSPDTCTTPSEIDIKTASSQLTPSETEKMLFGFQDLESPGSSDDSRDPDSPVKKPALVPPGPKLSQAAPRIKNTPSLMHQNRVASLQEELQDITPEEELSYKVNSLALSKRFITRHQSIDIKDTAHLLRAFDQANSRKMSYEEINYPSFFPEGNQQSMDIPMDQDPDSNQTIFASTLQSIVQKRNSGANHYSSDSQLSAGPTPASSEDGKAPVGKKKILSPGSSLLSGSKEVQENIAPGSLSRRNHAVLERRGSGAFPLDHSVTLSRPGFLPPLNVNPHPPFSDINANNKLSSLLSCGQKVLMPTAPVFPKEYKSKKMLFRRQSLQTEQIKQLVNF from the coding sequence ATGGATGAAGGTGTCGACCTTTCCAGCGATGGCAATTCCTTGATCAAAGCCGTGCACCAGAGTCGCCTGCGCCTCACTAGACTCTTGTTGGAAGGTGGAGCCTACATTAACGAGAGCAATGACCGAGGAGAGACGCCTTTAATGATCGCTTGTAAGTCCAAGCATGTAGATCACCAGAGTGTCAGTAAAGCCAAAATGGTTAAGTACCTGCTTGAAAACCATGCGGATCCCAACATCCAGGACAAATCTGGGAAAACCGCTTTGATGCATGCTTGCCTAGAGAGAGCTGGTCCAGAGGTGGTTTCCTTGCTGCTCAAGAGTGGGGCCGACCTCAGCTTGCAAGACCATTCCGGTTACTCGGCCCTGGTGTATGCTATCAATTCCGAAGACAGAGAGACCTTGAAAGTTCTccttagcgcttgcaaggccaaaGGGAAAGAGGTCATTATCATAACCACAGCAAAGTCGCCCTCGGGCAGGCACACAACCAAACAGTACTTAAATATGCCTCCAGGAGATCTGGACGAGTGTGACTCTCCAGACACCTGCACCACCCCTTCCGAAATCGATATCAAAACCGCCTCCTCGCAGCTCACCCCTTCGGAAACCGAGAAGATGCTTTTTGGCTTTCAAGATCTGGAGTCTCCAGGGAGCAGTGATGATTCCAGGGACCCTGACTCCCCGGTGAAGAAACCAGCCTTGGTCCCTCCTGGGCCCAAGCTATCCCAGGCGGCACCCCGGATCAAGAATACCCCGTCCTTGATGCATCAGAACAGAGTGGCCTCTTTGCAAGAGGAACTCCAAGATATTACTCCGGAGGAAGAGTTATCCTACAAAGTCAACAGCCTCGCCCTTTCCAAGCGCTTCATCACCAGGCATCAGAGCATCGATATCAAAGACACTGCGCATTTGCTGAGAGCCTTTGATCAAGCCAACTCCAGAAAGATGTCCTATGAGGAAATAAATTATCCTTCTTTTTTCCCAGAAGGAAATCAACAGAGCATGGACATCCCTATGGACCAAGACCCGGACTCGAACCAGACCATCTTTGCTTCCACCTTACAAAGTATCGTTCAGAAAAGAAACTCGGGAGCAAATCACTATAGTTCTGATTCTCAACTCTCAGCTGGTCCCACCCCAGCATCTTCAGAGGATGGCAAAGCACCGGTTGGGAAGAAAAAGATCCTCTCGCCGGGTTCTTCCTTGCTGTCGGGATCCAAAGAAGTGCAGGAGAACATAGCACCAGGGTCCCTGAGCCGGAGAAACCACGCGGTGCTAGAAAGGAGGGGCTCCGGGGCTTTTCCTTTAGATCACAGTGTCACCCTAAGTAGACCAGGATTTCTGCCACCACTTAATGTAAATCCTCACCCTCCCTTCTCAGATATCAATGCCAACAATAAGCTCTCCAGCCTTCTTTCTTGTGGTCAGAAAGTACTTATGCCCACGGCTCCTGTTTTCCCTAAAgaatacaaaagtaaaaaaatgttgtTCCGGAGACAATCTTTGCAAACTGAACAAATCAAACAGTTAGTAAATTTTTAA